One Amaranthus tricolor cultivar Red isolate AtriRed21 chromosome 1, ASM2621246v1, whole genome shotgun sequence DNA window includes the following coding sequences:
- the LOC130815049 gene encoding uncharacterized protein LOC130815049: MKRKGIKKTVIRKSVRLMQQNKEAAATSGTQSLVSESDDESFNPTLSFHSCDSDTVSLVDSDKEAEVEDGIRMEDVDADYFDPFEGPFWDDECDDFDNYLTKLYKNGDLYKGKGFGNIVIKEWQLFTDKQHLRDVIRDYCIQSGFSVIVDKADRLRYTISYSEAKCEWRLHASRLPDGVTWAIRKIQNAEHTCLGLETKNLMVTVKWACHALLEDIRANNDIPGKTLNELLWSRYGIEMPQPSLYRVRNMALSIIHGGHDTSYSALPSYCDVIKSTNEGSYANCAWYPPTHPDRPLVFMSIVVSFKASLEGLFSGCRSVIGVDGAHSKGNYGVVLLSAIALDGNNEMFPLAWGIVSCEDEESWRFFIWHLKHVLEPSNRGDNWCIISDRQKGIEKALTDLWPKAQRRYCCRHLSAN, translated from the coding sequence ATGAAAAGAAAGGGAATTAAGAAGACAGTTATTAGAAAGTCTGTAAGATTGATGCAACAGAACAAGGAGGCTGCTGCTACATCTGGAACACAATCATTGGTCAGTGAGAGTGATGATGAATCTTTCAATCCAACCCTGTCATTCCATAGTTGTGACAGTGATACTGTGTCATTGGTTGATAGTGATAAAGAGGCTGAGGTAGAGGATGGAATAAGGATGGAAGATGTTGATGCAGATTATTTTGATCCATTTGAAGGACCATTTTGGGATGATGAATGTGATGACTTTGATAATTATTTGACTAAGTTGTATAAGAATGGAGACTTGTACAAAGGCAAAGGTTTTGGGAACATTGTGATTAAGGAGTGGCAATTGTTTACAGATAAGCAACATTTGAGGGATGTGATTAGGGATTATTGCATACAATCTGGTTTTTCAGTGATTGTTGATAAAGCAGACAGACTTAGGTACACAATTAGTTATAGTGAAGCAAAATGTGAGTGGAGATTGCATGCTTCTAGGCTGCCTGATGGTGTCACTTGGGCTATAAGGAAAATTCAAAATGCTGAACACACATGCTTGGGGTTAGAAACCAAAAACCTTATGGTAACAGTGAAGTGGGCATGCCATGCCTTACTGGAGGACATAAGGGCTAATAATGACATCCCAGGTAAGACTTTGAATGAGCTTTTGTGGTCCAGATATGGTATTGAGATGCCACAACCAAGCTTGTATAGGGTTAGGAACATGGCCTTGAGTATCATTCATGGTGGGCATGATACATCATACAGTGCATTGCCATCTTACTGTGATGTTATCAAATCAACAAATGAGGGTTCATATGCAAATTGTGCTTGGTATCCCCCTACACATCCTGATAGACCACTAGTGTTTATGAGCATTGTTGTATCATTCAAGGCGTCTCTGGAGGGCCTTTTTTCTGGTTGTAGAAGTGTTATTGGAGTGGATGGGGCTCATTCAAAGGGTAATTATGGTGTTGTTTTGTTATCTGCAATTGCCCTTGATGGCAACAATGAAATGTTTCCACTGGCATGGGGTATTGTTTCATGTGAGGATGAAGAGAGTTGGAGGTTTTTCATTTGGCATCTTAAGCATGTACTGGAACCAAGTAACAGAGGCGACAATTGGTGCATAATATCTGACAGACAGAAG